Proteins found in one Gordonia sp. PDNC005 genomic segment:
- the leuS gene encoding leucine--tRNA ligase, whose protein sequence is MTSADSSHRPAEFVPGHRYTAATAGEIESRWQERWATDGTFHAPNPVGPLAGDFSAFDGPQPDADDKLFVQDMFPYPSGAGLHVGHPLGFIGTDVFARFQRMTGKNVLHTMGFDSFGLPAEQYAVQTGTHPRTTTEANIERYLGQIRRLGLGHDERRRVATTDVEFYRWTQWIFLQIYNAWFDPAQGKARPIAELVEALTSGERSLDDGRAWAELTAAERNDVLDSYRLVYLSNSLVNWCPGLGTVLANEEVTAEGKSERGNFPVFRKNLRQWMMRITAYSDRLIDDLDLLDWPEKVKTMQRNWIGRSRGAQVKFSTAAGSPIEVFTTRPDTLFGASYMVLAPEHELVDALVADAWPEGVDDRWTGGAATPADAVAAYRASIAAKSDLERQENKEKTGVFTGAYATNPVNGAQVPVFIADYVLIGYGTGAIMAVPAHDTRDYEFATAFGLPLLEVIGSDEGIAEAAFTGDGPLVNSDFLNGLTVADAKAAIIERLEADGTGTGTIQYKLRDWLFARQRYWGEPFPIVYDADGAPHALPESMLPIELPEVADYAPVAFDPNDADSEPSPPLAKATDWVSVELDLGDGVQTYTRDTNVMPQWAGSSWYQLRYIDPTNDETLCAKENEAYWMGPRPALHGPNDPGGLDLYIGGMEHAVLHLLYSRFWHKVLFDLGYVTSVEPYRRLFNQGMIQAFAYTDSRGVYVPADEVVEKDGKFFYQDEEVNQEYGKMGKSLKNSVAPDDICRDYGADTLRVYEMSMGPLDQSRPWATKDVVGAQRFLQRVWRLVVDEESGEVRVTGDEPAVDTLKALARTAEGVRDDFANLRTNTAVAKLIELTNHLTKTYPNGAPRTAVEAVVLMLAPLAPHLAEELWGRLGHDGSLARGPFPEVDERYLVDDSVEIPVQVKGKVRSRVTVAADADEATVVAAALADEKIAALLDGEPRKVIYVPGRMVNVIP, encoded by the coding sequence GTGACCTCCGCTGATTCTTCGCATCGTCCCGCCGAGTTCGTTCCCGGGCATCGGTACACCGCCGCAACGGCCGGTGAGATCGAGTCGCGCTGGCAGGAGCGTTGGGCGACCGACGGCACCTTCCACGCACCGAACCCGGTCGGTCCGCTCGCGGGCGACTTCAGCGCGTTCGACGGCCCGCAGCCCGACGCCGACGACAAGCTGTTCGTGCAGGACATGTTCCCGTATCCGTCGGGTGCTGGACTGCATGTGGGGCACCCGCTGGGCTTCATCGGCACGGACGTCTTCGCCCGTTTCCAGCGGATGACGGGTAAGAACGTCCTGCACACGATGGGTTTCGACTCGTTCGGTCTGCCGGCGGAGCAGTACGCGGTGCAGACGGGCACCCATCCGCGCACCACCACCGAGGCGAACATCGAGCGGTACCTCGGGCAGATCCGTCGTCTCGGCCTCGGCCATGACGAACGACGCCGCGTTGCCACCACCGACGTCGAGTTCTACCGCTGGACTCAGTGGATCTTCCTGCAGATCTACAACGCCTGGTTCGATCCGGCCCAGGGCAAGGCCCGGCCGATCGCCGAACTCGTCGAGGCTCTCACGTCGGGAGAGCGCTCGTTGGACGACGGCCGCGCGTGGGCCGAGCTGACCGCCGCCGAGCGGAACGACGTCCTCGATTCGTACCGTCTCGTCTACCTGAGCAACTCGCTGGTCAACTGGTGCCCCGGTCTCGGGACCGTGCTCGCGAACGAGGAGGTGACCGCGGAAGGCAAGTCGGAGCGCGGCAACTTCCCCGTCTTCCGTAAGAACCTCCGTCAGTGGATGATGCGGATCACCGCGTACTCGGACCGACTGATCGACGACCTCGACCTGCTCGACTGGCCGGAGAAGGTCAAGACGATGCAGCGCAACTGGATCGGCCGGTCGCGGGGCGCACAGGTGAAGTTCTCGACTGCGGCCGGTTCACCCATCGAGGTGTTCACGACCCGCCCCGACACGCTGTTCGGCGCCAGCTACATGGTCCTGGCACCTGAGCACGAGCTGGTCGACGCACTGGTCGCCGACGCGTGGCCCGAAGGCGTGGACGACCGCTGGACCGGTGGTGCCGCCACCCCGGCCGATGCCGTCGCGGCGTACCGGGCGTCGATCGCCGCCAAGAGCGACCTCGAGCGTCAGGAGAACAAGGAGAAGACCGGCGTCTTCACCGGTGCGTACGCCACCAACCCGGTGAACGGAGCGCAAGTTCCGGTCTTCATCGCCGACTACGTCCTGATCGGTTACGGCACCGGCGCCATCATGGCGGTGCCGGCGCACGACACTCGCGACTATGAGTTCGCGACGGCCTTCGGTCTCCCGCTGCTCGAGGTGATCGGCTCAGACGAGGGCATCGCAGAGGCGGCCTTCACCGGTGACGGCCCGCTGGTGAACTCCGATTTCCTGAACGGTCTGACCGTGGCCGACGCGAAGGCCGCGATCATCGAACGCCTGGAAGCCGACGGCACGGGCACCGGAACCATTCAGTACAAGCTGCGAGATTGGCTGTTCGCCCGTCAGCGTTATTGGGGTGAGCCGTTCCCCATCGTGTACGACGCCGACGGCGCCCCTCACGCGCTGCCGGAGTCGATGCTGCCGATCGAGTTGCCCGAGGTCGCCGACTACGCGCCCGTCGCGTTCGATCCGAACGACGCCGACAGTGAGCCGTCTCCCCCGCTGGCGAAGGCCACCGACTGGGTGAGCGTTGAGCTTGATCTCGGCGACGGTGTGCAGACGTACACGCGCGACACCAACGTCATGCCGCAATGGGCGGGCAGCTCCTGGTACCAGCTGCGGTACATCGACCCGACGAACGACGAGACCCTGTGCGCCAAGGAGAACGAGGCGTACTGGATGGGTCCGCGTCCGGCGTTGCACGGACCGAACGATCCGGGCGGTCTGGACCTGTACATCGGAGGCATGGAGCACGCGGTCCTTCATCTGCTGTATTCGCGCTTCTGGCATAAGGTGCTGTTCGACCTCGGCTACGTGACCAGCGTCGAACCGTACCGCCGACTCTTCAACCAGGGCATGATCCAGGCGTTCGCGTACACCGATTCGCGCGGCGTCTACGTGCCGGCCGACGAGGTCGTGGAGAAGGACGGAAAGTTCTTCTACCAGGATGAAGAGGTCAATCAGGAGTACGGGAAGATGGGCAAGTCGCTCAAGAACTCCGTTGCTCCCGACGATATCTGCCGCGACTACGGCGCCGACACCCTTCGCGTGTACGAGATGTCGATGGGTCCGCTCGACCAGTCGCGTCCGTGGGCGACGAAGGACGTCGTCGGCGCCCAGCGTTTCCTGCAGCGCGTCTGGCGTCTGGTTGTCGACGAGGAGTCGGGTGAAGTCCGGGTGACCGGCGACGAACCCGCCGTCGACACGCTCAAGGCGCTCGCGCGCACCGCGGAGGGTGTGCGTGACGACTTTGCGAACCTGCGGACCAACACCGCCGTCGCCAAGCTCATCGAACTCACCAACCACCTGACCAAGACGTACCCGAATGGCGCGCCGCGGACGGCGGTCGAGGCAGTCGTGCTGATGCTCGCTCCCCTCGCTCCGCACCTCGCCGAAGAGCTGTGGGGTCGTCTGGGCCACGACGGATCGTTGGCGCGCGGACCGTTCCCCGAGGTCGATGAGCGGTATCTCGTGGACGACAGCGTTGAGATCCCGGTCCAGGTCAAGGGCAAGGTTCGGAGTCGGGTGACGGTCGCCGCCGACGCCGACGAGGCCACCGTCGTCGCTGCCGCGTTGGCCGACGAGAAGATCGCCGCGCTGCTCGACGGTGAACCGCGCAAGGTGATCTACGTTCCCGGCCGCATGGTGAACGTCATCCCGTAG
- a CDS encoding SdpI family protein, with the protein MHILSVVTAVLALLLAVFWAGVGTAGLLGGIKRNRWIGVRSDETMRSAEAFAAGNKAASPGFLFAALVLAIGGVLGFSGDLGFLFAIVAIVAGFGIAVLAAGFGVRVAAAVPEPEDEGGCSSGCCSGETTTPADDGCTDDPASDCGTSSCGSCALQGMCTTDGAPTDRPAHSTPGAVIDRPAHSAPGAVH; encoded by the coding sequence GTGCACATCCTGTCCGTCGTCACCGCCGTTCTCGCGCTTCTACTCGCAGTGTTCTGGGCAGGCGTCGGCACCGCCGGCCTGCTCGGCGGCATCAAGCGCAATCGGTGGATCGGAGTCCGATCCGACGAGACGATGCGATCCGCCGAGGCATTCGCCGCGGGCAACAAGGCCGCCTCGCCGGGCTTCCTCTTCGCCGCACTGGTTCTCGCGATCGGAGGTGTGCTCGGATTCTCCGGCGATCTCGGCTTCCTGTTCGCGATCGTCGCCATCGTCGCCGGGTTCGGCATCGCCGTCCTAGCCGCCGGGTTCGGCGTCCGAGTGGCCGCAGCGGTCCCAGAACCGGAGGACGAGGGAGGATGCAGCTCGGGCTGCTGCTCCGGCGAGACGACCACTCCCGCCGACGACGGATGCACCGACGACCCGGCCTCCGACTGCGGGACCAGCTCGTGCGGCTCCTGTGCACTTCAGGGCATGTGCACCACCGACGGTGCCCCGACTGACCGACCCGCTCACTCCACTCCCGGCGCCGTAATTGATCGGCCCGCTCACTCCGCTCCCGGCGCCGTGCACTGA
- a CDS encoding bile acid:sodium symporter family protein: MRKLLEKSPIDGFILSIFAAVVVAAVFPAGGVFAEVMDWVVTCLIALLFFLYGTRLSPREALDGLTHWRLHTTILAFTFVLFPIVGLLLKPVLTPMIGSDLAAGFLYLTLVPSTVQSSIAFTSIARGNVAGAIVSASASNLIGVVLTPALVVLTMSSTAGVHISGDSILKICLQILVPFIVGQLARPLVSPFLKKYAEPTKYVDRGSIVLVVYVAFSEGVQSGLWSRVTAFEVIMVAVVSLVLVCVMLALTWYVPRRMGFDRADSIAIQFCGTKKSLATGLPLASVMFGGSIVGFMVLPLMIFHQIQLVLCAWLSARYGRDAPAQETQVA, encoded by the coding sequence ATGCGCAAGCTTCTGGAGAAGTCGCCGATCGACGGTTTCATTCTGTCGATCTTCGCCGCTGTCGTCGTCGCCGCAGTCTTCCCTGCGGGCGGAGTTTTCGCCGAGGTGATGGACTGGGTAGTCACCTGCCTGATCGCGCTGCTGTTCTTCCTGTACGGCACCCGGCTGTCGCCTCGCGAGGCGCTCGACGGACTCACCCACTGGCGTCTGCACACCACGATTCTGGCGTTCACGTTTGTTCTGTTCCCGATCGTCGGACTTCTGCTGAAGCCCGTGCTGACTCCGATGATCGGCTCCGACCTGGCCGCCGGTTTCCTCTACCTCACGTTGGTCCCGTCGACGGTGCAGTCGTCGATCGCTTTCACCTCGATCGCTCGCGGCAACGTGGCAGGCGCCATCGTCAGCGCGTCGGCGTCCAACCTGATCGGCGTCGTCCTGACCCCAGCGCTGGTGGTGCTGACGATGAGCTCAACCGCTGGTGTTCACATCAGCGGGGACTCGATCCTGAAGATCTGTCTGCAGATCCTCGTTCCGTTCATCGTCGGACAGCTCGCGCGACCGCTGGTGAGTCCATTCTTGAAGAAGTACGCCGAGCCGACCAAATACGTCGATCGGGGTTCGATCGTCCTTGTTGTCTATGTCGCGTTCAGCGAGGGCGTGCAATCTGGACTGTGGAGCAGAGTGACCGCGTTCGAGGTGATCATGGTGGCGGTGGTGTCACTGGTGTTGGTCTGCGTGATGCTGGCTTTGACGTGGTACGTCCCGCGGCGGATGGGCTTCGACCGGGCCGACTCGATCGCGATCCAGTTCTGCGGGACCAAGAAGAGCCTCGCAACCGGTCTCCCACTGGCGAGCGTCATGTTCGGAGGTTCGATCGTCGGCTTCATGGTGCTGCCGTTGATGATCTTCCACCAGATCCAGCTTGTGCTCTGCGCATGGTTGTCGGCCCGCTACGGTCGTGACGCTCCGGCCCAGGAGACTCAGGTCGCCTGA
- a CDS encoding DedA family protein: MQFLTDQLTSWIDAAPAWAVYAITAGVVYIETSVVVVGVVVPSEGVLIAAGVVASIGSAHIGVLIVLSALAAIAGDWTGYWVGRGFGPRLSATRLGRRMTRRMIRARRQAPSPGDAIVAVASARWIGFVRSLIPLVAGARRMPFRRFAVASAIGAVSWTATVLLISWAVGATLGADVALMVAIGVGLLSLAFLIYRRVRQTQAT, translated from the coding sequence ATGCAGTTCCTGACCGATCAGTTGACGTCGTGGATCGATGCGGCACCCGCGTGGGCGGTGTACGCGATCACCGCGGGCGTTGTGTACATCGAGACGTCCGTGGTCGTCGTGGGTGTGGTGGTGCCGAGCGAGGGTGTGCTGATCGCAGCAGGTGTGGTCGCCTCGATCGGATCTGCGCACATCGGCGTCCTCATCGTCCTGAGCGCACTGGCCGCGATTGCGGGTGATTGGACCGGCTATTGGGTGGGCCGAGGATTCGGTCCTCGACTGAGCGCCACCCGATTGGGCCGCCGCATGACACGCCGCATGATCCGGGCGCGCCGACAGGCGCCGAGTCCCGGTGACGCGATCGTCGCCGTCGCCTCCGCGCGGTGGATCGGCTTCGTCAGGAGTCTGATCCCCCTGGTCGCAGGCGCCCGCCGGATGCCGTTCCGACGCTTCGCGGTGGCGAGTGCCATCGGAGCGGTCAGTTGGACGGCGACGGTCCTGCTCATCTCGTGGGCGGTTGGAGCCACCCTCGGCGCCGACGTCGCGCTGATGGTCGCGATCGGCGTCGGACTGCTGTCGTTGGCGTTTCTGATCTATCGGCGCGTTCGCCAGACTCAGGCGACCTGA
- a CDS encoding YqgE/AlgH family protein codes for MVSGGEFIHDRPEVAPGALLIASTALSGETFVRTVVYVIEHDEQGTLGVVLNRMSDAAVHNILPRWADLAASPRAVFVGGPVGTSSALCLGVAKAGVDVAKQPKLHQVLGPVAMVDLDADPEEMATVLTGVRIFAGYAGWEAGQLDDELAESSWIVAPGLPTDLLSEPSVDVWQRVLQRQPWPLPLLSTYPLRPEDN; via the coding sequence ATGGTGTCCGGCGGTGAGTTCATTCACGATCGACCCGAGGTGGCTCCCGGGGCGCTTCTGATCGCGTCCACGGCGCTGTCAGGCGAGACGTTCGTGCGGACCGTCGTCTATGTGATCGAGCACGACGAGCAGGGCACCCTCGGCGTTGTCCTCAACCGGATGAGCGACGCCGCCGTCCACAACATCCTCCCGCGCTGGGCCGATCTGGCGGCCAGTCCACGCGCGGTCTTCGTCGGCGGCCCGGTCGGCACATCGTCCGCCCTATGTCTTGGAGTGGCGAAAGCCGGCGTCGATGTCGCCAAGCAGCCCAAACTCCATCAGGTGCTCGGACCTGTCGCGATGGTCGACCTCGACGCCGACCCGGAGGAGATGGCGACCGTCCTCACCGGCGTTCGGATCTTCGCCGGGTATGCGGGCTGGGAGGCCGGGCAGTTGGACGACGAGCTCGCCGAGAGCAGCTGGATCGTGGCGCCCGGACTCCCGACGGATCTGTTGTCGGAACCGTCGGTCGACGTCTGGCAGCGAGTCCTGCAGCGACAGCCGTGGCCGCTGCCGCTGTTGTCCACGTATCCCCTGCGCCCGGAAGACAACTGA
- a CDS encoding MFS transporter — protein sequence MSFWSQVKSPGLLRLLGVRVLSQLSDGAFQAALAFSILFNPDRHTDPIAIAAGFAVLLLPYSVLGPFAGALLDHWDRRRVLVWVNVLRALAVVLVAITMSANVPDTAVLLAALVVTGCSRFVASGLSAGLPHVAPASVIIEMNAVFTTLGAAMLAAGAAVSTVLRAIFGADNAGSGATLLSGAVFALCSGLLAATFAPKRLGPDRPDGAGHSALYSMGRGLAHGIRAVADHPSVAVVLGAIGVHRIVFGMNTLMFLLIVRNFDLGWPLFTNVRAMAAIGAAVALGALIAAVSTPWSVHHFGRRRTVACALLVGALAEALIGPLQAATVLLSAGLLGLAGQTVKLCGDVAMQCDVPDSYRGQVFAVQDALFNSAFVAAAFIAALVIPANGFSIGLISVGTILYVVGAAFVWRSNPVAVEGPDPATVEREQHLV from the coding sequence GTGAGCTTCTGGTCGCAGGTCAAGTCCCCGGGCCTGCTTCGCCTGCTCGGAGTCAGGGTGTTGAGCCAGCTCAGCGACGGTGCGTTTCAGGCGGCGCTCGCGTTCTCGATCTTGTTCAACCCGGATCGGCACACCGACCCGATCGCTATCGCCGCCGGATTCGCCGTTCTCCTTCTTCCGTACTCGGTACTCGGTCCGTTCGCCGGTGCGCTGCTCGACCATTGGGACAGGCGCCGCGTCCTGGTCTGGGTGAACGTCCTACGGGCCCTCGCCGTCGTTCTCGTCGCCATCACGATGAGTGCCAATGTTCCCGACACTGCCGTCCTGCTGGCCGCACTGGTCGTGACCGGATGCAGTCGCTTCGTCGCATCAGGTCTGTCCGCCGGACTGCCGCATGTGGCGCCCGCGTCCGTGATCATCGAGATGAACGCCGTGTTCACCACTCTCGGTGCCGCGATGCTGGCCGCAGGCGCCGCAGTGTCGACGGTGCTGAGGGCGATTTTCGGCGCAGACAACGCCGGCTCGGGGGCGACCCTTCTGTCCGGTGCCGTGTTCGCCCTCTGTTCCGGACTGCTCGCTGCGACCTTCGCCCCCAAGCGCCTCGGACCCGACAGGCCCGACGGCGCGGGCCACTCCGCTCTGTACTCGATGGGGCGTGGGCTCGCCCACGGCATCCGCGCAGTCGCCGACCATCCCAGCGTGGCCGTCGTCCTCGGCGCCATCGGCGTCCACCGCATCGTCTTCGGTATGAACACGCTGATGTTCCTGCTGATCGTCCGCAACTTCGACCTCGGATGGCCGCTGTTCACCAACGTCCGTGCGATGGCGGCGATCGGCGCCGCAGTCGCCCTCGGTGCGCTCATCGCAGCCGTCTCGACTCCGTGGTCCGTCCACCATTTCGGGCGTCGCCGCACAGTCGCCTGTGCACTTCTGGTCGGCGCGCTGGCCGAAGCGCTCATCGGGCCGCTGCAGGCGGCGACCGTGCTGCTCAGCGCAGGTCTGCTCGGACTGGCCGGCCAGACGGTGAAGCTGTGCGGCGACGTCGCCATGCAGTGCGACGTCCCCGACTCGTACCGCGGGCAGGTGTTCGCCGTTCAGGACGCCCTGTTCAACTCGGCTTTCGTGGCGGCCGCTTTCATCGCCGCACTGGTGATCCCGGCCAACGGATTCTCGATCGGGCTGATCTCCGTGGGGACGATCCTCTACGTCGTCGGGGCCGCGTTCGTCTGGCGGTCGAACCCGGTGGCCGTCGAAGGCCCCGACCCGGCCACCGTGGAACGCGAACAACACCTCGTCTGA
- a CDS encoding aminotransferase class V-fold PLP-dependent enzyme, giving the protein MYCSELGEQWHAARAEPSLAHLDAASAGRSSRSTVESITRHLEREAERGAYVAADEQAEALDASRAAIASLIGHSPEEVSYRDSARAAMRALLNGWALPMSPIVWVGKNEFGPNLAEFERRNFAVRALPDADVYGRIDVDALENMLQFEQPDFIHVCHIGSASGVVQPVEQIVEVAHNAGVPVVVDMAQSVGHVPTVTGADAVYGTARKWLTGPRGIGFVAVRPDALAHIDVFFSESFIAGQLGLGQAVAEVIEIGPDRVYSELAAIGRITRERLNGIGSWEVVEPVDEASALVTLAPPPGWGPSDLHAAKAKLLQSGILVTAAEPWRAPLAGDRSFLRVSPHLDVRREQLDDLANAIRTMGY; this is encoded by the coding sequence ATGTACTGCAGTGAACTCGGGGAACAGTGGCATGCAGCGCGAGCAGAGCCGTCGCTCGCACATCTGGATGCGGCGTCGGCGGGACGATCGTCACGGTCGACTGTCGAATCGATCACCCGACACCTTGAGCGTGAAGCCGAACGTGGCGCATACGTTGCAGCCGACGAACAGGCGGAAGCACTCGACGCGAGCCGCGCGGCGATCGCCTCCCTCATCGGGCACAGCCCGGAGGAGGTCTCCTATCGGGACAGTGCACGCGCGGCGATGCGCGCACTGCTCAACGGTTGGGCGTTGCCCATGTCGCCGATCGTGTGGGTCGGAAAGAACGAGTTCGGCCCGAACCTCGCCGAGTTCGAGCGGCGGAACTTCGCGGTCCGGGCGCTGCCCGACGCCGACGTCTACGGTCGCATCGATGTCGACGCGCTGGAGAACATGCTGCAGTTCGAGCAGCCCGACTTCATCCACGTCTGCCACATCGGCTCGGCGAGTGGTGTGGTGCAGCCGGTGGAACAGATCGTCGAGGTCGCGCACAACGCGGGCGTGCCCGTCGTCGTCGACATGGCCCAGTCCGTCGGCCACGTGCCGACCGTGACGGGCGCCGACGCGGTGTACGGCACCGCGCGCAAGTGGCTGACCGGCCCACGCGGAATCGGTTTCGTCGCGGTCCGACCCGACGCGCTCGCGCATATCGACGTGTTCTTCTCCGAGTCGTTCATCGCAGGTCAGCTCGGGCTCGGTCAAGCGGTCGCCGAGGTGATCGAGATCGGCCCGGACCGCGTGTACTCGGAGCTCGCAGCCATCGGCCGCATCACCCGTGAACGTCTCAACGGAATCGGCAGCTGGGAGGTGGTCGAGCCCGTCGACGAGGCGTCAGCGCTGGTGACACTCGCGCCGCCGCCGGGATGGGGACCGTCCGACCTGCACGCCGCGAAGGCGAAACTGCTGCAGTCGGGAATTCTGGTGACCGCAGCAGAGCCATGGCGAGCACCACTGGCGGGCGACCGGTCGTTCCTGCGGGTGTCCCCGCACCTCGATGTGCGGCGCGAGCAGCTCGACGATCTCGCGAACGCCATTCGCACCATGGGGTACTGA
- a CDS encoding CCA tRNA nucleotidyltransferase encodes MTGSAQSGGARDDARAERRTRLLAAASVTLASLSDVVTPLAARFADRGHELYLVGGSVRDAVLGRLGNDLDFTTDARPEVISEILRGWAPAVWDTGIEFGTVSAQFDDHMVEITTFRSDMYDQVSRNPIVTFGDTLDGDLIRRDFRVNAMAVRLLPDGTQEFCDPLDGMSDLLAGVIDTPSAPENSFNDDPLRMLRGVRFVSQLGFALADRVLDATREMAEQIDRITVERVRVELDKMILGEFPLDGVDLFVESGLAERVLPEIPGMKLTIDEHHQHKDVYQHSLTVLKQAVDLETGDPDLVLRWAALLHDIGKPATRRHEDGGGVSFHHHEVVGAKMVRKRMRALKYPKAIVDDVSQLVFLHLRFHGYGEGRWTDSAVRRYVADAGPLLDRLHKLVRADCTTRNRRRARKLQETYDELEQRIAVLKEAEDLDRVRPDLDGNAIMALLGLPPGPLVGEAWRYLKELRLDAGPMSHDDAEAALRAWWAERSAR; translated from the coding sequence ATGACCGGCAGTGCGCAGAGCGGTGGCGCGAGGGACGACGCTCGCGCCGAACGTCGTACCCGCCTCCTTGCGGCGGCGAGTGTCACCCTTGCTTCTCTGAGCGACGTCGTGACGCCGTTGGCTGCCCGATTCGCCGACAGAGGACACGAGTTGTACCTGGTCGGAGGCTCGGTGCGAGACGCGGTGCTCGGCAGGCTGGGCAACGACCTCGATTTCACGACCGACGCTCGACCCGAGGTGATCAGCGAGATCCTGCGCGGCTGGGCGCCTGCGGTGTGGGACACCGGCATCGAATTCGGGACCGTCAGCGCACAGTTCGACGACCACATGGTCGAGATCACGACATTCCGATCCGACATGTACGACCAGGTGAGTCGAAACCCGATCGTCACCTTCGGCGACACGCTCGACGGTGACCTGATCCGTCGTGACTTCCGGGTGAATGCGATGGCCGTTCGGCTTCTGCCGGACGGGACCCAGGAGTTCTGCGATCCTCTCGACGGCATGAGCGATCTGCTCGCAGGAGTCATCGACACCCCGTCTGCGCCCGAGAACTCGTTCAACGACGATCCCCTCCGCATGCTGCGAGGTGTTCGATTCGTGTCACAACTCGGATTCGCGCTGGCCGACCGGGTGCTCGACGCGACACGCGAGATGGCCGAGCAGATCGACCGGATCACCGTCGAGCGAGTCCGAGTGGAACTCGACAAGATGATCCTGGGCGAGTTCCCACTCGACGGTGTCGACTTGTTCGTCGAGTCGGGACTGGCGGAGCGGGTGCTACCGGAGATCCCCGGCATGAAGCTGACGATCGACGAGCATCACCAGCACAAGGACGTCTACCAGCACTCGCTCACGGTGTTGAAGCAGGCGGTCGACCTGGAGACCGGCGACCCCGACCTCGTGCTGCGGTGGGCGGCGCTTCTTCACGACATCGGAAAGCCGGCCACCCGTCGTCACGAAGACGGCGGCGGCGTCAGCTTCCACCACCACGAGGTGGTCGGCGCGAAGATGGTCCGAAAGCGCATGCGTGCGCTCAAGTATCCCAAGGCGATCGTCGACGACGTGTCGCAGCTGGTATTCCTGCACCTGCGCTTTCACGGGTACGGCGAGGGAAGGTGGACCGACTCCGCGGTTCGCCGCTACGTCGCCGACGCCGGTCCCCTGCTCGACCGCCTGCACAAGCTGGTGCGCGCCGATTGCACCACCCGGAACCGTCGACGCGCCCGGAAGCTCCAGGAGACCTACGACGAGCTGGAACAGCGCATCGCAGTCCTCAAGGAGGCGGAAGACCTCGACCGGGTACGCCCCGACCTAGACGGCAACGCCATCATGGCCCTCCTCGGTCTCCCTCCGGGTCCCCTCGTCGGTGAAGCGTGGCGGTACCTCAAGGAACTGCGGCTCGACGCCGGTCCGATGAGCCACGACGACGCGGAAGCCGCACTTCGGGCCTGGTGGGCGGAGCGTTCGGCTCGCTGA
- a CDS encoding NUDIX hydrolase: protein MSAEPSLHHTDVASDAPSGSGAADKATGGGPDQPQRNRRNRRGRRRRGRRSGRPADATKVSEPTQDDKPAGDSTPKPSDLAARSRRGNPSPSNADKNSPASMPRTKRRGGRRTPEPEPSPKLRTVRETSAGGLVLADLDAPFDDMTAALIGRVDRRGRTMWSLPKGHIETGETAEQTAMREVAEETGISGTVVAPLGKIDYWFVSEGRRIHKTVHHYLLRFTGGELSDEDYEVSEVAWVPLSELPRKLTYSDERRLARMAESVIADLRSDPSRLAQSEASCIRTEPNDYEKAAAARNQRRNEPPPPVKARRRRRRPRRPANGDS, encoded by the coding sequence GTGTCTGCCGAACCATCACTGCACCATACGGACGTCGCCTCCGACGCTCCGTCGGGCAGTGGTGCCGCGGACAAGGCTACGGGCGGTGGGCCTGATCAGCCGCAGCGCAACCGACGCAACCGACGCGGCCGACGCCGTCGTGGACGCCGCTCAGGTCGACCGGCCGACGCCACGAAGGTCAGCGAACCGACTCAGGACGATAAACCGGCCGGTGACAGCACTCCGAAGCCGTCCGACCTCGCAGCACGGTCCAGACGAGGGAATCCGTCGCCGTCGAATGCCGACAAGAACTCTCCCGCGTCGATGCCGCGCACCAAGCGTCGCGGCGGACGACGCACCCCCGAACCGGAGCCGTCGCCCAAGCTGCGGACCGTCCGGGAGACGTCGGCGGGCGGACTGGTGCTCGCAGACCTCGACGCGCCCTTCGACGACATGACGGCTGCGCTGATCGGCCGTGTGGACCGTCGGGGTCGGACGATGTGGTCGCTGCCCAAGGGCCACATCGAGACCGGTGAGACAGCCGAGCAGACCGCGATGCGCGAAGTCGCCGAGGAGACGGGCATCTCCGGGACCGTCGTCGCGCCGCTGGGCAAGATCGACTACTGGTTCGTCAGCGAAGGCAGACGGATCCACAAGACCGTCCACCATTACCTTCTCCGATTCACCGGCGGTGAACTCTCCGACGAGGACTACGAGGTGAGTGAGGTCGCGTGGGTGCCGCTGAGCGAATTGCCCCGTAAGCTCACGTACTCTGACGAACGACGTCTCGCACGGATGGCCGAATCGGTGATCGCCGATCTCCGCAGCGACCCCAGCCGGTTGGCGCAGTCGGAGGCCTCCTGCATCCGTACCGAACCGAACGACTATGAGAAAGCCGCAGCCGCCCGCAATCAGCGCCGAAACGAACCGCCGCCCCCGGTCAAAGCCCGGCGGCGCAGGCGGCGACCGCGGCGCCCGGCCAACGGTGACTCGTAG